The window TCCTGTAAAGGGAAAAAATTCACCGAATTTGGGTCCCGTGGCAGTAATGGTGAGCGCTCAGGCTGATCTGGGCTTATTTTGTCACCTGATCGATGTGGATGAAAGCAAATACAGGAATTTGCTTGTCAGCCGGTTATATGCTGAAAAGGCTGCTGAGGCTGGATTGGCGGTGGTGGGACCTTTTGTCGGCGCACCATATGCAGTCATGCTGCTTGAGACACTGATTGCCTGGGGAGCAAAGCAAATTATATTTTTCGGGTGGTGTGGAGCCATTTCCCGCCATGTTAAAATCGGAGATATTATTATTCCCACCGGTGCGATTGTTGACGAAGGGACCTCGAAGCATTACCACCAAAGCAAGGATGGAATATCCTTACCCTCTTCTTATATTCTTAAAAATACCAAACAAGCATTAACCCAAGCAGGGCTTGATTTTCACCAGGGTATGGTCTGGTCTACCGATGCCATTTACCGGGAAACCGGTGAAAAGGTAAAATATTATCAGGAAAAGGATGTTCTGGCCGTTGAAATGGAGCTGTCCGCTCTTTTTACGGTGGGAAAATTTCGCCATGTGCAAATGGGCGGCATTCTTGTGGTCTCTGATGAACTTTCAACTTTAACATGGCGGCCCGGGTTTAGAAACCAGCAATTTAAGGAAAGCCGCATGTCTGTGGCTAAAGCGATAATAGCAATATCTAACGTGTTAAATAAAGATAACTACTCAGGTGGATAGACTGAAGGTTGAAGGCTGAAGTGTATCGATCATTACGAGATGATTGATATACTTCAACCTTCAGTCTTCAACCTAAATACCTGAGCGGTTACAAATATAGAATCAAATGGAAAACATTGAAACTCTGGTTAAAACTTTAAAAGAATATAACGAGGCATACCGAAGCGGAAAACCGCTGGTGAGTGATCACGAATATGACCGCCTGGTTGAAAAGCTGAAAAAACTTGAACCCGATCATCCATTTCTGCAATTGGTGGAACCTGAAAAATTCAGTGGCAAAAGAGAAATCAGGCATCCAGCTCCCATGCTTTCAACCGAAAAAGCATACAGCAAAAACGAGCTGATGCGATTTATAAACAGGGTTGAAAAAGAAGCCGTTGAAATAGGTATTAAACAAGTAATATTTAAAGTCACTCCCAAACTTGACGGCCTGGCCGGGCGTGATGACGGAAAAATATTTGCCACCAGGGGAAACGGTGAAGTTGGCTACGACATCAGCAATGCCTTTAAAAAAGGGGTAATTCCTCTGGGTGGAAGGGGATTGGGTATCGGCGAAATTGTGATTGTTAAATCTTATTTTAATGAACATCTATCCGATCAATTTGAGCATCCCAGAAACATGGTGGTCGGAATTATTTCATCGGATACGCTGAATGAATTTGCCCAAAAAGCGCTTCAGGATAAAATGGTTGTTTTTGTTCCCTATGGCATGCTCCCAACCTGGGAAGGAAGTGGGAATGAGCTTCTAGAAAATACAGATAAAATTATAGCGAATCTTATATCAAGGACGGATTACCCCACAGATGGTGTGGTGGCAGAAATCACTGATGGTGAGGTTAAAAAATATATGGGAGCCACCGCTCACCATTACCGATGGCAGGTCGCTATTAAAAAGAAGGGAGACACCGCTGTTACGGTTGTTGAAGGAATCACCTGGCAGGTAGGAAGAACCGGGAATATAACCCCCGTTCTTGAAGTACGCCCGACGCGTCTTTCCGGAGCCACCATCAGGCGGGTGACCGCCCATCA is drawn from Thermodesulfobacteriota bacterium and contains these coding sequences:
- a CDS encoding nucleoside phosphorylase, which gives rise to MNCQALPSRNDKNDGIVIPVKGKNSPNLGPVAVMVSAQADLGLFCHLIDVDESKYRNLLVSRLYAEKAAEAGLAVVGPFVGAPYAVMLLETLIAWGAKQIIFFGWCGAISRHVKIGDIIIPTGAIVDEGTSKHYHQSKDGISLPSSYILKNTKQALTQAGLDFHQGMVWSTDAIYRETGEKVKYYQEKDVLAVEMELSALFTVGKFRHVQMGGILVVSDELSTLTWRPGFRNQQFKESRMSVAKAIIAISNVLNKDNYSGG